Proteins encoded together in one Cicer arietinum cultivar CDC Frontier isolate Library 1 chromosome 4, Cicar.CDCFrontier_v2.0, whole genome shotgun sequence window:
- the LOC101504808 gene encoding polypyrimidine tract-binding protein homolog 2 yields MASVSTQPQFRYTQPPSKVLHLRNLPWECIEEELIELGKPFGKVVNTKCNVGANRNQAFIEFADINQAIAMISYYASSSEPAQVRGKTVYLQYSNRQEIVNNKTAADVAGNVLLVTIEGADARLVSIDVLHLVFSAFGFVHKITTFEKTAGFQALVQFSDAETATSAKDALDGRSIPSYLLAGHVGPCTLKITYSGHSDLSVKFQSHRSRDYTNPYLPVAQSAMEGNGQSVMGLDGKRLEAESNVLLASIENMQYAVTLDVLHMVFSAFGPIQKIAMFDKNGGLQALIQYPDIQTAIVAKEALEGHCIYDGGFCKLHLSYSRHTDLSIKVNNDRSRDYTIPNPPPPIMNTQPSISGQQQAPMNGPPPQQYNTSQYAPMNNQNFIPQSQAGWGTAPPAGPQGMQRMHNNPYIPPGTMPPQAGPGMMQYPGHIQ; encoded by the exons ATGGCATCAGTCTCTACTCAACCACAGTTCCGTTACACACAGCCACCATCAAAGGTGCTTCATTTGAGAAACTTGCCATGGGAGTGTATAGAAGAGGAGCTTATTGAACTTGGGAAGCCATTTGGTAAAGTTGTGAACACCAAGTGCAATGTTGGAGCAAATCGAAATCAAGCTTTTATTGAATTT GCAGATATAAATCAAGCCATTGCAATGATATCATATTATGCCTCATCATCAGAGCCTGCTCAAGTACGGGGGAAAACTGTGTATCTGCAATATTCTAATAGACAAGAAATAGTGAATAATAAAACTGCTGCAGATGTTGCTGGAAATGTACTGTTGGTAACAATTGAGGGTGCAGATGCACGCCTCGTGAGCATAGATGTTTTGCACTTG GTTTTTTCAGCCTTTGGGTTTGTGCATAAGATTACTACTTTTGAGAAGACAGCTGGATTCCAG GCGCTGGTGCAATTCTCAGATGCAGAAACTGCTACTTCTGCAAAGGATGCTTTGGATGGAAGAAGCATACCTAG CTACCTGCTTGCTGGGCATGTGGGACCATGTACCCTTAAGATCACATATTCCGGGCATTCAGACTTAAGTGTCAAGTTTCAAAGTCACAGAAGCAG AGACTACACAAATCCTTACCTTCCTGTTGCTCAATCTGCTATGGAAGGAAACGGGCAG TCCGTGATGGGTTTGGATGGGAAGAGACTGGAGGCTGAGAGTAATGTACTTCTTGCATCAATTGAGAACATGCAGTATGCTGTTACCTTGGATGTCTTGCACATG GTTTTCTCTGCTTTTGGACCCATTCAAAAGATTGCAATGTTTGATAAGAATGGCGGTTTACAGGCTCTGATTCAATATCCAG ATATTCAAACAGCCATTGTGGCCAAGGAAGCCTTGGAAGGACACTGCATTTATGACGGGGGATTTTGCAAGCTTCATCTCTCCTATTCACGTCATACTGATCTGAGTATAAAG GTCAATAATGACAGAAGCAGAGACTATACCATTCCTAATCCACCACCACCCATTATGAACACTCAGCCCTCTATTTCAGGGCAACAACAAGCTCCCATGAATGGGCCTCCTCCTCAACAGTACAATACATCTCAATACGCTCCAATGAACAACCAGAATTTTATACCTCAATCTCAGGCTGGATGGGGAACAGCTCCACCAGCAGGACCGCAGGGTATGCAACGGATGCATAATAACCCTTACATCCCACCTGGTACGATGCCACCACAAGCTGGCCCTGGAATGATGCAGTATCCCGGTCACATTCAATAG
- the LOC101504169 gene encoding bidirectional sugar transporter SWEET3 codes for MAESLRMAVAVIGNVASVSLYAAPTVTFKRVIRKKSTEEFSCVPYIIALLNCLLFTWYGLPVVSNKWENFPLVTVNGVGIFLELSYVLIYFWYSSPKGKVKVAMVAVPVLVVFCAIALVSAFAFPDHRHRKLLVGSSGLGVSIAMYASPLVVMKKVIKTKSVEFMPLPLSLCSFLASLLWLSYGLLIRDIFVAGPSVIGTPLGILQLVLHCKYWKRRVVEEPNKVDLHHKESLDKLDLEKGGLEKGNMEKNVNHLSNNS; via the exons ATGGCAGAAAGCCTTCGTATGGCTGTTGCTGTTATTG GGAATGTTGCCTCAGTGTCCCTATATGCTGCACCTAC TGTTACTTTCAAAAGGGTCATAAGGAAAAAAAGCACAGAGGAATTTTCATGTGTTCCTTATATCATAGCACTATTGAACTGTCTCCTTTTCACTTGGTATGGTTTACCTGTTGTAAGCAACAAGTGGGAAAATTTTCCTCTTGTAACTGTTAATGGAGTTGGGATTTTTTTGGAGCTATCTTATGTTCTTATTTATTTCTGGTATTCTTCACCCAAAGGAAAG gtGAAGGTAGCTATGGTAGCAGTACCAGTTCTTGTAGTGTTTTGTGCCATTGCTCTTGTATCAGCTTTTGCCTTCCCTGATCATCGACACAGAAAGCTACTTGTTGGTAGTTCAGGATTGGGGGTGTCAATAGCAATGTATGCATCCCCTTTGGTTGTGATG AAGAAAGTGATAAAAACGAAGAGTGTGGAATTCATGCCACTACCTTTATCATTGTGTTCATTTTTGGCCAGTCTATTGTGGCTTAGTTATGGACTTCTCATTCGGGATATATTCGTTGCG GGACCAAGTGTGATTGGAACTCCCTTAGGAATCCTCCAGCTAGTACTCCACTGCAAGTACTGGAAAAGAAGAGTTGTTGAAGAACCAAACAAAGTGGATCTTCATCATAAGGAAAGCTTAGACAAATTGGACTTGGAAAAGGGTGGTTTAGAAAAAGGGAACATGGAAAAGAATGTGAATCACCTTAGTAACAACTCGTGA